Genomic window (Bombus pascuorum chromosome 8, iyBomPasc1.1, whole genome shotgun sequence):
CAGTCTCTTGGCAAATGACAAATTCGAAAGGAAGCGCGTGTCGCTTACTGTAAAACGTTACACCGCCACTGTCAAATACGTCCCATTGATTTAACGACTCTAAATCGAGCGATTACGAAAACAAAGTGCAGTCGATTAACGGGCAATCGTCGCGTTAGATGGCAATCAGGAACAAAGAATCAGGCGGTAAATGTCTGATAATTTATCGCACGCGACGAAAATGTCTGAATCTAAATGCAATTTCTTAGGAGAATCGAAGGGATTGAAACTTGAATAGATGTTTGGCATGCAAACCTGCGTTAGGTCCGACGAATTGATTGACACAGATACGAGCTGCGATATATCCGCGACGGTCTACTTAGAAGCTCTGCCTACACGACAATCATCTCTATTTCGTCGCTTATCGTCGACGATTCGCAGTCATCAGAATGATTGCGGCCGATTACACGATTGCGTTAGCGCGTGCGACTCGCCTTGTCCACCCCGTGTCTCGAAAACATGATCTATCctcgtaaaaagaaagaaaagtgaaTCGTTCGGTCTCGGAACGATCTTCGACGAGAGTGTGATCGTTAGCTAACGTTGGAAACACATAGGTTCCAGGCGCAATTGCACGATCATACCCAGACCGCGAATCTCTGCTCGTTATTCCTGTAAAGTGTCCCGTGAAACGATCGAATTTTGAAGTTTAAACGTGCACGAAGTTGGCATTTAGCGGAGTCGCGGTTGTTGTTTACCCGACTAATTGAAGCTCTCGTGGGATGCGGTTTTCCAGAGACCGCGTCCCAGTGATCTCTTCTTTCGCGTTTAATTTTGTTGAAGTTTCGAGAGCTATCGAGATAACATCTCTCTGCTTGTGAAAGTCCTCTTTCCCCTGAGCTAAATTCGAATAACAGCCCGCGgaaattcattatttgaaCGAGCGAAAAATTATCCCAGTAACAGACAATAAATCTAACCAACTGCTTGATCGTGTCgtcgtatatatttaaaattaccaGGAGGTGGAATTACAGCCGGTTCATTTGAATTATTCCATTCGATGCGAGTCCCCTCGggtttttatttaacgaacgAGCAGCTGGCATAATCAATGACATCAGGAAGAGAATCGGCGAGTAAGATGGATTCGTCGTATTACTTCCAGGCAGCCTCTATCTATTTTCACCGTTTTCTCTCGCGTTCACGATTACCGGGGATTACGTGTGTGAGTGTGTGTCATCGGCTCAGCTGTGACCTACGACCCAAGCGATAGCCCCGACGGAGATAGCGTTAGTCCCGACTCTCCTCTCGAAACTCGCCACTGTCAAAACGTTCGAGTACGgatcgagagaaagagaggagaaagagagagaaggacaGAGAAGACGCGATCGATGTCCACTCTCGAGCTGGTTGCCATGTCCCATCGATTATCGGTGATCCCGGTTTGCCAATCCTCGTAATTATCGCACGAAAAATCATCTAATCGGAAATGGCTAACTGCTGATTGTCATCGATCGTGGCCGGGAATAAAAGGAGAGCAAAGCTGGACGGTTGATCGGAATAATTACGGGGCTTGGATGTggactcttttctttttccactcgttttttcttttccttgaaCCTTTTTTCAATTAGATTCCAATGGCGTGAAATTGGTCGCATCGATCGCGAAGAAAAGGGTCGATTGACCACGACACGGTTTCAAAGCAGAATTAGAGCTGTTTCTTCGCGTTGAAGTCACAGGATGAAATTGTGCGAAACTAAAGAGACAGACGTTGAATCGGGATGAAATTGTGCAATTGAAAAAGTAAAGCAGACTTTGAGAGATCGTaagaattcttttaaaatcCGAAAAAATCCGGAtagttagaaaataaaacgaataaaaaaaccaaataatttaataaaactgtaTGCATATAATGCCACGCATTTAAAGAACAACGTGACAGCGAGTCGGCGCCTGATGAAGAGGATCATTGTCTGGTCAATTTAATTTGTGTCAATTCTTGCGACCAGATCGCTCGTTGAATAATACGCGCAGGCTTGGGTGTTAAATTCGACACGATAGTAATATCAGTAGCACGTGAAAACAATACGAGCGTTGAACAATCAGAAGTTGGAGCAGAGAAATCGGGACGTGAGAGCGGTCGAAACCAGGCCGGAATTTCGTTGACGTGTTAAACTTCGTCAATTAGCCAGGGTCGTTAACTACGAAGCTTCACTTCCGTCTTTCCATTTATTTGGTACTCGACCTGGAAGCGCATCGTTCATGCGTGTTATGACACTGTTTCATAATCGTATTGAGCCATGAAATTGTCCGCTTGGTAGGCATTTGATACAGCGTCACAGTCGAATATTCAAAGATACGATCTGGAAACTAAGAGATTCaacatttgaatttgaatCTCTATCGAATTTCGCCTACTATCCTCGCATTATTTCGCAATTACGTTTACCAAAATCGAAGCAtcgttttgaaaaatatttcccaaACGAAAACCAAAGTTGTCAACAACTTTCAGGCGTTTAAATCTCTTCTTCCAGATTCGAATCTCGGTGACCCAAAAATACGCGACAAAGTAGGCCGCGCGTAGACAGAGGTCCAGCCGACGAAAACATTCGCGGGGAAGCAAAAATAGAGTTTCGGTGAAGTTTTAATTTGGTCCTCGTGAAACGTTGGGAATCATTTCTCCGTGGCGTCGACGGCACAGCTGCTCCCGCCACGAATGTGGAGCAACGCGCGCGCCTTTCAGTTTAGCCAATTGACGGAACGACGTCTACTCTCTCAGACGCGTGGCATCAAGCTGAGCAGTTTCAAACTCGAGCCCTTTCTAGTGTCTCAACTTCGTTAAACGACGCATACACCGGGTGAATGACTTTTGGTGTACATACGAGACGTCTCGTTACATCATCCATGGATTCCCGACACGTGCTCATACTATTTACCTGTCTAATAACCACTACACATGCGTCTAGGAAACTCTGCAGAACGTCGTCTTTCTCCactctttaattttaatgacCGCTCGTTGAATCGATGTTGCGATAAGGAAGTTGtgagatttaaaattttaattatagagAAGAAGGTGATTGGACTACTAAACGAGAACGTAAAACGTGTTCAGAAGCTATCGAAAATTTCTTGAGTTCTCCTAGTCCTTATTTCACGGTTTCTCTCGGATTAAAGAGAATCTAGATATGCAGATTCCTACCTGGAGGCAGGATCGCATCGTAGAAGGTGGAGAAATTTAGAAACCTCCCTGTAGGAGATGTGAAGCAAAAGTTGGATAAAGACCGTTGGGGAAATTTTATCTCTGGATTGCATCGAACGGATAACGAAAGTTTGCCGGCACAGCCTGTGAGATCTTCCGTTTCGATTCTCATTCGCGTAATGAGACTTTTAATTACGAAGAGTTGAATAAAAAAGTAAGGGCTAAAAAGATTACCTTACCTGGTTGCAGGTAAACGGAAATGGCGTCCTCTCTTTCGCAAGGGCCATGCAAAGGTTTTTCAATATCGCATTCCCGCTTGACGATCCGGTTATCGCGCCGCTCTATACACACGTTGACACTAGCAGTTCTGGAAGAGTGTATTATGGCGAAACGGACGCACCGACAGTGCTTGCCAGAGCCGGAGGAATGGTACGTAGCGCTTTCACGGACGCCGCAGACTTCGTACCGACTCATGTTTTCCTCGCCACATGGCTGGCCGTTGGATACTATAACGGAAAGAGCGACAAGGTGAGTGGAAGTGAGTCGACTTGCTAAGAATAAAGGCAAATTTTCTCACGTGCAAGATACACCGCTAAATAAACGAGACGATACCGATCACtgtctttcgttctttctgaTTTAATTCGATTCCTCTTAGGTGAACACGTACCAGGTAGCTATCTCGTCAAATGGCACGCATTCTTACGTGGAACTATTGTATCCGGAGAATGGTGTACAATGGATTCAAGGTGAGTCGCATCCGAATGGTTTGCCTGACGCGAAGGCACAAGCAGGATTAATGAGCGAAGGAAGAATGTACACGTTGAAGGGTTCCGGGACGGATCAGATTCAGAATGTCGACAAGTGAGTCACTGGATGGCTGTTTAAAGTACGATTTATCTTGTCCTTGATCGAGAAAGTAATCTTCGTTGTTCTTCAGATGGTCGAACGTGAACAGACCTGGACAGTGGCTGTTCCAAGTAGGACCGATCTCCGATGACAGCGACGTGAAAGTTCCCGACAATATCGAAggtaaattttctatcgacCATCAATCCTTAGCTTAGATTGCTGGaatttttcgttcgatcgtttttcTTCAGACTGTACCATGTGTTTCCTTATTGCTTTATCGATCAGATAGCAGCGCATCGAATCAGGTACCAAATTGTAGAATAGGAGCAACGACTTGCCACAGCAGGGCGACGTGTGTCGACTACGAGGTGGGCTTCTGCTGCCACTGCAAGCAAGGATTCTTCGGCAATGGAAAATCCTGCCTGCCAAACGGTGAGAATCGTCGTTTCACGGTTCCACTTCGCCGTAAAGTCAGCAACCCCCTCAATTATACGCGAGTCACGTTCCTTTGATGTAGCCACgctacataaaaattcgcttTCAAGAGGTGCCCGTACTTTTAACCGACTCTTCCCTTTTCGACAGCGACAAGTGTCGCGAAACGAACTCCGACAACGGACGATTCCGGTCGCGTTCTCTCTGATCTATTCATAGATCACGGCAACTAACTACGCGGCTCTTTCGATGACCTCGTAAAACAGCAGATTCTCGGAACTAGGCCCTTTGAATAGCAAGATTCTGTAACCGACCACCGTGGTTTACGACGAGTACAAGCTAATTTCAGTTAATAgctaagaaaatttaaaggatTGTACAAATTTGTAGATATTCCACTGCGTGTAAATGGCCGCGTTTCCGGTACGATCAACGACGTGGAATTTCCTGCGAGAGATCTTCAATGCTACGTGCAACCGAAAGATGGAAGAACGTACACGGCTCTATCGAGAGTACCCGAGGAAATTGGCGCCAGTTTCCAATTGTTGGGTAATCTGGGCAATGTGATCGGTTGGCTGTTCGCTAAACCGATCGGCGAGACGAAAAATGGATACGAGCTTACAGGTACTTTCCGACGATGTTACAGTGTACTGCTGACAAGCTTCACGAACAAAATACCAGTCTAACTTCACAGAGTGAAAGGAGCATCGTCTCATCACACTGGTTGGTAGATTGTTTCTACAAGTTGTATCGCCTGACAAATGACTTCTTGTCAGCAGAGCACTATACAATTATTCTACATCGCTTCTCCTAGCTTTATTCCGTTTTATTATTCCCTTTCCCTATTATTTCCTAACAAAACCAAAGACTCAAGACGAAACCATTGTTAACAATGGTTAACGTagagaaacgatcgattcaGGGGGCATGTTCAATCATACGACGGTGCTGACGTATCCGTCAACGGACGACAAACTAACGATACGAAGCAATTACCTCGGGTTGGACGTGTTCGGTCAGCTGAAAGTGGAGGCAATGATCGAAGGTACGTTGCCACAATTGGCAAGAGACACCAAGGTCGATTACGGTGACTACGATGAACTTTATACGAGAGCGCAAGCCGGCGTTATCCGCGCGCAAAGCGAAAGAACTTGCAAACTGAACGAAGGCGGGGAAGAGCAAGAACTCGCTTTTATCCAAGACGAAACTATCGTTTATAACGAGTGCCCGTATCTGAACGTCGAACCCGAGGATGACACGACCAGATTGAAGTTCTACAGAGGTGTTACTACTTACGAGGCAACCGAGGGAATTATACGTTTCGCGGTGAATACAAAAGTGGCGCCcctcgaagaagaagatcCCTGTATCCAGGGAAGGGAGACCTGCAGCGACCACAGCTTCTGCGTCGTCGATGGCGATAGCTTTAAATGTGTCTGCAATCCTGGGTAAGAAGTTTCACTTTGATTTACGCGTGTATTCTCCGAAGATCGCGTATAAGATTTAGGAAAACGTCAAAAGTATATCTTCTTCTCGTTCTTATGGTAGTACGGTTACATACGTTGAAAAATCGGAAAggattttatttcgtttgtaGATAAATCACCTCGGTCATACTCTTCTCGCGgaaacgtgcaattttctctttttgttaTCAGCTATCAGTATTTGTACGAGGAAGACGGAAGCGCAGTTTGCGTGGATGTGAACGAATGTACCGCCGGAAATCACATGTGCTCTCCCGACGCGCAGTGCATTAATCAAGAAGGCAGCCACACGTGTCAGTGCAGACCCGGATTCTCCGGTGACGGTCGGATCTGCGAAAGTGAGTTACCAACGAACGGATATTACCGTAGTCTGATAACTCGCCTAGCCACTAGTTCGACtggaaaatcgatattttcgagGTTCTCCACGGTGAGACTCTGTTTTACGAATTGTCAATAAGTAGCGTATCTTTTGTTGAAAATACAGGTCTTCCTTCTTGCGAGGAAACAAGATGCGGGAATTACGAGCAATGCGTGATGATCGAAGGTGCGCCTAACTGCATCTGTTTGCCTGGATTCGAAGATACCGAACAGGGTTGCTATCCCACGACGCAACGTGGTAAGAACGCTCATTGTCTGATTTTTTACATGGTAAATAGTTGGGTTGGTACTATACGACGAGTTGTTGCAGCTTCCTGTGATGTCGAGGATAACTGCTCGTCCAATGGTATCTGCAATTTCGACACCGAGAGGCAGAAGCACGTGTGCATCTGCTTACCAGGCTTCGTTGGTAAGCATTTAATGCATGATAACGCAACGAAACATTCTGCAAATCGATTTAATCCTCtgatttaaatttgaaatatttcgtgtATTACAGAGGATATCGAATTAGTCCGAAATATTATGGTACTTTGCAAAAGTAATTGAATCCACCTGctaatacaaatttcaatatcttcAAACGCAACTACCAAGCAGCTAATTCCATTGTAGCTAGTCAGAAACTTGCGAGGCgatgttaaaattaaattactacGGAATCACAATGGTTTCGGGCGATTCGTACGAAATCGTGCAATTTCCTCTTGTCCCACTATGCGATGATTTGCAAACGAATCTCGCGATAACCTTCCGTGTCAACGATCGCTATCGTTTCCAGGCGATGGCTACACGTGTTACCCGGAAGCAGAGACAACCGCAGTGGACGAACCGCCGAAACCGCAGTGCGTGGAGGAGATGTGCTGGTGTCCAAGGGGATGGGAATATCGGAATAACGAATGTATGCCGCAGGAAGGATCTGGGAGACCTGCTGACGTCTCCCCCGATCGGGACTGTAAGTACAACAAAGGGACGTTCGTACAAACGCATTCTTCGACCGCAGTGTCATTCGAATTCGTTTGGTTTATTAGTCTTGGCTTTGAGAATTTGAAATGGTGAAATTGcacgagaaaatatttatattacgaaTTTGAGGATTTAAGTAAATCGTAATGAGAGTTTCAGTCTTATGACGAAGGGAATACACggaaattctaaatttaattataaatttaaaatagatagaaattttaatctttcgaGGAAGAAGATTATAgaagtattaaatttaattacaaatataatccTCAAGCGGATTGACACGTATCGATGCATGACAACTAATCGCACGTAGAACACGATTCGATGCAGAGCCGTGATAGCACAAAATACgaaatgattataattatccCGTGTGATTTGCGATGATTACTAACCAGCAGCGACGAACGGTTTGCATCATGCGTTCTAGTATCGGCATACCCAGTCCCGGAATGCTACGAAGACCACTGCGTATGTCCTTGGAGTCACAGTTACGACCATTCAAAGAAGATTTGCGTGCCTCGGCCCGGATTCAACCACGAAACATTGGGTCCATCTGGATTTCACTGTACGATGATACTCAGCTTGGCTTCCGCTAATTTTGCCTATTAACAAAATCTTTCGCACGAACTACACGCTTCCTGCACACatcgattaaatttctttcgttcactATCTAATATATTTACCAACAGATTTACTGTCGTATtgacaattttaaaatactagTGTATAAAACGATATGGTTTAACTCGACAATTAATATCACGCGAGCAATATGACGGTCAACCTGTTACAAAACATTTGGCACGTCTCCACGAAGGCGTAAGCGCTTTCAAACGCGATCAATGCGATCGACTCGCAAAAACCCGTCACGAAACGCTCGGACGTGGATAGTCGAAGCAATTACGGATCATCGGGTAGAGCATTATCGTAATTGCACACGCTTGTGTCCAGTGTCATGCAACGTGGTGAACAGGTGTCACCCCTACGCCCAATGTATCTACATGGCTACCACCGGGGACTACGAGTGTCGCTGCAATCCTGGTTACGAGGGCGATGGTATGGAGTGTGTAAAAACAGGTACGTTAACTTGCATCTTGTTCTTCCTTCGACCCCACGAAATATCACCTTTCACATTCGAGGCAAACTACCATGGCGTTGTTATTTATCGAGTGAATGAAAAGTGTTGTTCTGGCACAGAGGTGTCCTGTTTGGAGGTGGACATTTGCGACCCGAACGCGTCTTGCCAGCAGGAGGAGTCCTTAGCCAAGTGTGTGTGCAATCCAGGATTCGAAGGGGACGGAACTACGTGCAGTGCTATCGGTCATATCACcttccatattttttttttctatttttttcaattcctCTATCGTACATTTTTACACGTAAAATGTCTATCttaaaattacgaattctCTTGTACTTGCTTCTATTTAGTCTGTGCTCGTGAAAGCCGAGAAACGTCGCTTTAACACTTCCACAATTGCATGATCACacacgataaaattaattgtaaaaacatTCCTGAAACGAATCACGATTGATTGTCAGAATTCGTTTGCTTGAACGATCGTTTCTGATGCAGACGAATGCAGCAGCACCACTGATTGTCTGGAGAACGAACGATGCTCGTACAATCCGGCAAACTCGCGGTACGAGTGCACGTGTAATCCAGGATTCAGTATGGTCGATGGTCGCTGCGTGGTATCCGACTGCTCAACGAATCCATCTCAGTGCCACGTAAACGCGCAGTGCGTATCCACCGGCGAAGGTGGCTACAAGTGCGTCTGCATCGAGGGATACAACGGTGACGGAGTCCGTCAATGCGTCGAGAACCACATTGGCTGCAACGTGCTGAATAATTGCGGCAGGAACGCGGTCTGTGGCTACAATCAAACCTCCGCGAATTTCGCCTGCGTTTGCCAGCCGGTATGTTTATTGAATCCGCAAATTCGTCCTGGATTATGGGTTTCTAGGTGAAATTGGTGAGATGAGATATTGATGGAGTTGCTGATAATTCGATGGAGCATTTGAAAGTGGTATAAAAATGCTACCGAACAGTTAACTTTGGACTCTGTTCGAGCGGGAACAGTAGTAGTGGACTAAGTGTAGCCAGACATAGCACCAGTAGTAGTCTCGTAAGATTTACAAAGTAGAGAAAGAATGTAACTGATCGCACAACTTTGAAAGTGCTTCAGAACGAAACAGTATAAACGAATGGTCGGTAGTCAGACATAGTTGACAACTTTATaggatatttcaaaatgtgtAAGAAAGTTATTGGCGAAATGTAAACGCGCAATTATATGAGTCGTGACAGTAGAAACAAGACGTAGATGGTCAGACACGACTATCCTTTATTCTCTAACGCAGTACATAAAGCTACAACTAATTCATTCGATACGAATATCGTTGTCTAACGAATTGTGACTGCTTGCAGGGCTATTATGGCGACGGTTTTACGTGTTTGCCCCAGTCATCCTGCAGACACGAACCAACGATCTGCTCGCCAGACGCTACGTGTGTGGCGGCCGGAGAAAATCAGTTTGCTTGCGTATGCAACGAAGGTTTCACCGGAGATGGGACCAACTGCGAGCAAAGACCAAAACACGAAGCAAACTTCCTGTTGGTGAATCAAGGAATGGCTACGTTGAGGATTCCGTTCGCGCCGACGCACGAAAATCTCGGTAGCCCGATTTACATAGCGTACACACAGATGGCTATTGCGATCGACATCGATTGCATGAACGGGAAAGCCTACTCGAGCGACATCACCGGTAAATGTCAATATTCTTGAAACTTTACGTCGCCGGGATTACGGAGGAAATTTCTGACGAAAATATCACCAGCGAAGAAGCTCTGTCTAGACGAGATTTATTTTCCAGGTAATCGAATAATCGAGTTAACGTACAACGGATCGATGGCTGAGACGTTCTTGCCGAAAGTTAGCAGCCCCGAGGGACTGGCGGTCGATTGGAtctcaagaaatattttctggaCCGACTCGGGCAAAACGACCGTCGAGGTAGCCAATCTCGAGACGAAGAAGCGAAAGGTGCTCGTTTCGGACGGACTGGTCAATCCTAGAGGAATAGCTGTACACCCGTATCGCGGGTGAGTATTGTTTTTTCGAATTCGATCATCCATTCGCTAGCCAGTGAATTGCAACGCAAAGCGTCTGTTGCctggaaattaattataatttaaaggTATTAGCTTAaggagaaaatgtaaaagctTGTAACACGAAATGAGGAAATTTGATCGTTTGCAGGAAGATATTTTGGTCGGATTGGAACCGTGCGTCACCGAAATTGGAGTGGGCCAACGAGGATGGAACCGGTCGTGCAATCTTCCTTCAAGGGGATTATGTGAAGTTACCGAATTCATTAAGTATCGATTGGGCGATGGATGAGCTGTGCTGGGCGGACGCTGGAACGTTTACGATAAGTAAGGACAGATCTCCCCATGAAATTTTCTCTGCTAACAGACACGCCACGATCATCGTCTCGTAACTCGATTATTTCACcccatgtttttttttataatcgtTCACAGGCTGCATGGAAATCGATAGCAGAAATATTAACGTGATCGCCAACGAGCTCACCTATCCGTTTGGTCTCGCGATTTCCCAGCAGAATTATTATTGGACCGATTGGAAGACGTAAGTTGTCGATAAAACAGCACTTCGTTATCTCGTATTGTACTCGGCCTAAACAAAAAGATACTCGACATAAATTGAATATTCGAGCGATATCGTAGTTAAAACGCTTTCAGCGTTATCGAACAGTCAGTAAAATATCTTTCGAGATAGTAAAGCTTAAGCGTGAATCATAACGAGCTAGGAAAATCGAGTAGACTACCATGCAAGTTCGGAGATATTTCAATCATCCATTATTTACCGTCGTAGTCACAAAATCGAAGTTGCCATGAAGAGCACCGGGGACAGGAAGCCGCCCATATCGGTACCACCAGGGGGAAGCGGTAAATTATACGGAATAGTCGTCGTTCCTGAGTCGTGCCCGAGAGGTAAATCAAGTTTTATGTCATCGTTCCTCTCCTGTTCTCCGTCAAACTGATCACcctcttaaaaatatattaaacggATCGAATACCATAATTCCGTATTATCGTTCGTACCGTAACGATGATTGGATTAATCATCGTCGTAAATTATCGTTTGTCTGTTCACGACAGTGACCAACGCCTGTCAGTTCGAAAACGGA
Coding sequences:
- the LOC132910103 gene encoding nidogen-like isoform X3, whose translation is MSGQRRLRGGKRELIVVVAVSIDSSVKAVRERMTRRARPLNVSRLAVVLALVGAILAPFAAALNKNDLYPYTTPGSSILQSDVNGLLLSAETILKTPIAFYDKIFNSIFVNGNGVLSFARAMQRFFNIAFPLDDPVIAPLYTHVDTSSSGRVYYGETDAPTVLARAGGMVRSAFTDAADFVPTHVFLATWLAVGYYNGKSDKVNTYQVAISSNGTHSYVELLYPENGVQWIQGESHPNGLPDAKAQAGLMSEGRMYTLKGSGTDQIQNVDKWSNVNRPGQWLFQVGPISDDSDVKVPDNIEDSSASNQVPNCRIGATTCHSRATCVDYEVGFCCHCKQGFFGNGKSCLPNDIPLRVNGRVSGTINDVEFPARDLQCYVQPKDGRTYTALSRVPEEIGASFQLLGNLGNVIGWLFAKPIGETKNGYELTGGMFNHTTVLTYPSTDDKLTIRSNYLGLDVFGQLKVEAMIEGTLPQLARDTKVDYGDYDELYTRAQAGVIRAQSERTCKLNEGGEEQELAFIQDETIVYNECPYLNVEPEDDTTRLKFYRGVTTYEATEGIIRFAVNTKVAPLEEEDPCIQGRETCSDHSFCVVDGDSFKCVCNPGYQYLYEEDGSAVCVDVNECTAGNHMCSPDAQCINQEGSHTCQCRPGFSGDGRICESLPSCEETRCGNYEQCVMIEGAPNCICLPGFEDTEQGCYPTTQRASCDVEDNCSSNGICNFDTERQKHVCICLPGFVGDGYTCYPEAETTAVDEPPKPQCVEEMCWCPRGWEYRNNECMPQEGSGRPADVSPDRDLSCNVVNRCHPYAQCIYMATTGDYECRCNPGYEGDGMECVKTEVSCLEVDICDPNASCQQEESLAKCVCNPGFEGDGTTCSAIDECSSTTDCLENERCSYNPANSRYECTCNPGFSMVDGRCVVSDCSTNPSQCHVNAQCVSTGEGGYKCVCIEGYNGDGVRQCVENHIGCNVLNNCGRNAVCGYNQTSANFACVCQPGYYGDGFTCLPQSSCRHEPTICSPDATCVAAGENQFACVCNEGFTGDGTNCEQRPKHEANFLLVNQGMATLRIPFAPTHENLGSPIYIAYTQMAIAIDIDCMNGKAYSSDITGNRIIELTYNGSMAETFLPKVSSPEGLAVDWISRNIFWTDSGKTTVEVANLETKKRKVLVSDGLVNPRGIAVHPYRGKIFWSDWNRASPKLEWANEDGTGRAIFLQGDYVKLPNSLSIDWAMDELCWADAGTFTISCMEIDSRNINVIANELTYPFGLAISQQNYYWTDWKTHKIEVAMKSTGDRKPPISVPPGGSGKLYGIVVVPESCPRVTNACQFENGRCNKDQLCLPNGQSGRTCACADDATGPCTDTQ
- the LOC132910103 gene encoding nidogen-like isoform X1, producing the protein MSGQRRLRGGKRELIVVVAVSIDSSVKAVRERMTRRARPLNVSRLAVVLALVGAILAPFAAALNKNDLYPYTTPGSSILQSDVNGLLLSAETILKTPIAFYDKIFNSIFVNGNGVLSFARAMQRFFNIAFPLDDPVIAPLYTHVDTSSSGRVYYGETDAPTVLARAGGMVRSAFTDAADFVPTHVFLATWLAVGYYNGKSDKVNTYQVAISSNGTHSYVELLYPENGVQWIQGESHPNGLPDAKAQAGLMSEGRMYTLKGSGTDQIQNVDKWSNVNRPGQWLFQVGPISDDSDVKVPDNIEDSSASNQVPNCRIGATTCHSRATCVDYEVGFCCHCKQGFFGNGKSCLPNDIPLRVNGRVSGTINDVEFPARDLQCYVQPKDGRTYTALSRVPEEIGASFQLLGNLGNVIGWLFAKPIGETKNGYELTGGMFNHTTVLTYPSTDDKLTIRSNYLGLDVFGQLKVEAMIEGTLPQLARDTKVDYGDYDELYTRAQAGVIRAQSERTCKLNEGGEEQELAFIQDETIVYNECPYLNVEPEDDTTRLKFYRGVTTYEATEGIIRFAVNTKVAPLEEEDPCIQGRETCSDHSFCVVDGDSFKCVCNPGYQYLYEEDGSAVCVDVNECTAGNHMCSPDAQCINQEGSHTCQCRPGFSGDGRICESLPSCEETRCGNYEQCVMIEGAPNCICLPGFEDTEQGCYPTTQRASCDVEDNCSSNGICNFDTERQKHVCICLPGFVGDGYTCYPEAETTAVDEPPKPQCVEEMCWCPRGWEYRNNECMPQEGSGRPADVSPDRDLSAYPVPECYEDHCVCPWSHSYDHSKKICVPRPGFNHETLGPSGFHLSCNVVNRCHPYAQCIYMATTGDYECRCNPGYEGDGMECVKTEVSCLEVDICDPNASCQQEESLAKCVCNPGFEGDGTTCSAIDECSSTTDCLENERCSYNPANSRYECTCNPGFSMVDGRCVVSDCSTNPSQCHVNAQCVSTGEGGYKCVCIEGYNGDGVRQCVENHIGCNVLNNCGRNAVCGYNQTSANFACVCQPGYYGDGFTCLPQSSCRHEPTICSPDATCVAAGENQFACVCNEGFTGDGTNCEQRPKHEANFLLVNQGMATLRIPFAPTHENLGSPIYIAYTQMAIAIDIDCMNGKAYSSDITGNRIIELTYNGSMAETFLPKVSSPEGLAVDWISRNIFWTDSGKTTVEVANLETKKRKVLVSDGLVNPRGIAVHPYRGKIFWSDWNRASPKLEWANEDGTGRAIFLQGDYVKLPNSLSIDWAMDELCWADAGTFTISCMEIDSRNINVIANELTYPFGLAISQQNYYWTDWKTHKIEVAMKSTGDRKPPISVPPGGSGKLYGIVVVPESCPRVTNACQFENGRCNKDQLCLPNGQSGRTCACADDATGPCTDTQ
- the LOC132910103 gene encoding nidogen-like isoform X2 produces the protein MSGQRRLRGGKRELIVVVAVSIDSSVKAVRERMTRRARPLNVSRLAVVLALVGAILAPFAAALNKNDLYPYTTPGSSILQSDVNGLLLSAETILKTPIAFYDKIFNSIFVNGNGVLSFARAMQRFFNIAFPLDDPVIAPLYTHVDTSSSGRVYYGETDAPTVLARAGGMVRSAFTDAADFVPTHVFLATWLAVGYYNGKSDKVNTYQVAISSNGTHSYVELLYPENGVQWIQGESHPNGLPDAKAQAGLMSEGRMYTLKGSGTDQIQNVDKWSNVNRPGQWLFQVGPISDDSDVKVPDNIEDSSASNQVPNCRIGATTCHSRATCVDYEVGFCCHCKQGFFGNGKSCLPNDIPLRVNGRVSGTINDVEFPARDLQCYVQPKDGRTYTALSRVPEEIGASFQLLGNLGNVIGWLFAKPIGETKNGYELTGGMFNHTTVLTYPSTDDKLTIRSNYLGLDVFGQLKVEAMIEGTLPQLARDTKVDYGDYDELYTRAQAGVIRAQSERTCKLNEGGEEQELAFIQDETIVYNECPYLNVEPEDDTTRLKFYRGVTTYEATEGIIRFAVNTKVAPLEEEDPCIQGRETCSDHSFCVVDGDSFKCVCNPGYQYLYEEDGSAVCVDVNECTAGNHMCSPDAQCINQEGSHTCQCRPGFSGDGRICESLPSCEETRCGNYEQCVMIEGAPNCICLPGFEDTEQGCYPTTQRASCDVEDNCSSNGICNFDTERQKHVCICLPGFVGDGYTCYPEAETTAVDEPPKPQCVEEMCWCPRGWEYRNNECMPQEGSGRPADVSPDRDLSAYPVPECYEDHCVCPWSHSYDHSKKICVPRPGFNHETLGPSGFHLSCNVVNRCHPYAQCIYMATTGDYECRCNPGYEGDGMECVKTDECSSTTDCLENERCSYNPANSRYECTCNPGFSMVDGRCVVSDCSTNPSQCHVNAQCVSTGEGGYKCVCIEGYNGDGVRQCVENHIGCNVLNNCGRNAVCGYNQTSANFACVCQPGYYGDGFTCLPQSSCRHEPTICSPDATCVAAGENQFACVCNEGFTGDGTNCEQRPKHEANFLLVNQGMATLRIPFAPTHENLGSPIYIAYTQMAIAIDIDCMNGKAYSSDITGNRIIELTYNGSMAETFLPKVSSPEGLAVDWISRNIFWTDSGKTTVEVANLETKKRKVLVSDGLVNPRGIAVHPYRGKIFWSDWNRASPKLEWANEDGTGRAIFLQGDYVKLPNSLSIDWAMDELCWADAGTFTISCMEIDSRNINVIANELTYPFGLAISQQNYYWTDWKTHKIEVAMKSTGDRKPPISVPPGGSGKLYGIVVVPESCPRVTNACQFENGRCNKDQLCLPNGQSGRTCACADDATGPCTDTQ